CTTACTTTTAGCTGAAAAAGGAGCGAAAGTGGTTCTTGCTGCTCGTCGCGTGGAAAAGCTGGAAAAAATTGTTCAAACCATTAAAGCGAGTTCAGGCGAAGCAATTTTTGCCAAAACGGATGTGACAAAACGCGAAGACAATAAGAAATTAGTAGAATTAGCGATTGAAACATACGGAAAAGTAGATGCAATCTTTTTAAATGCGGGAATCATGCCGAATTCGCCATTATCGGCTTTAAAAGAAGACGAATGGGAGCAAATGGTTGATATCAATATTAAAGGCGTACTGAATGGAATTGCCGCAGTTTTGCCTTCTTTCATCGCTCAAAAATCAGGACATATCATCGCCACTTCTTCTGTAGCAGGATTAAAAGCATATCCCGGCGGCGCAGTATATGGCGCGACTAAATGGGCAGTCCGTGACCTAATGGAAGTATTACGAATGGAGTCAGCCCAAGAAGGAACCAACATCCGCACCGCGACCATTTATCCAGCAGCTATCAATACGGAATTACTAGAAACAATCACGGATAAAGAAACTGAACGAGGAATGACGAGCTTATACAAACAATACGGCATCACACCTGATCGTATCGCGAGCATTGTTGCGTATGCTATCGATCAACCCGAAGACGTCAACGTAAATGAATTCACAGTAGGTCCAACCAGCCAACCGTGGTAAATGGAAAGTATCCTTGAACTGATGCATAATCAGTTCAATTTTTTTGTATCGCAAGGATAAATGAAACATGATATCTTTTAAATGAAAGCGCTTAAAAATTATTTTTGACTAATTTATGTCAATTTTGATATGAAAATTATTTATTCG
The sequence above is drawn from the Listeria monocytogenes genome and encodes:
- a CDS encoding SDR family oxidoreductase is translated as MTIKNKVIIITGASSGIGEATALLLAEKGAKVVLAARRVEKLEKIVQTIKASSGEAIFAKTDVTKREDNKKLVELAIETYGKVDAIFLNAGIMPNSPLSALKEDEWEQMVDINIKGVLNGIAAVLPSFIAQKSGHIIATSSVAGLKAYPGGAVYGATKWAVRDLMEVLRMESAQEGTNIRTATIYPAAINTELLETITDKETERGMTSLYKQYGITPDRIASIVAYAIDQPEDVNVNEFTVGPTSQPW